GCGCGCTCCTCGAAGTACACCTCCAGCACCTTCTCCGGGGTCCAGTCGACGCCGGCCGCGGCGCCGAGCGCCCGGGCGGCGACGGTGCGGGACTGCGAGAAGACCGCGCGTTCCACGTCCGCGTCGTAGACGCCACCGCGGCTGGTGACGAACCGGTGGATGACCGGGCTGAACGTGTCGTTGAGCAGGACCCCGTCGATGTTGACGGCGGCGAGCCGCAGGTGGTCCAGCGGGCGGACGGCGTGGCGGGCGGGCATCGGTGTCTCCCATCGGCGGGGGCCGCTTGGGGTGGCAGGTGGTGCGGGTGCGGGACGCCGCGGGCGGCGGCGGGACCGTTCCGAACAGTTGCAGCCACCGGCGTACCAGGGGACCCCCAAAAAATACTCCCAAGTACGCGGAGGCTGCTGAGTAAAAGATACCGGACGCATGTCCGGTTCCACCTCATCGGCTGAAAATCGACGCAGGGTGACGGAATGTTCGCTTCCTAGTCACTGACCTGCGGAAACCTTGCTGCATGCGGCTGGTTCCGCTACCCATGACGGTGTGGAGTATGTCACTTCCGAGTCCCAAACTCCGTGATCATCGGGTAATCCTCTGACTGTCAACCAAACCCGGAAGTACGTACTTGGCGACGGCAATCCCGAGCGACTTCCGGCCATGATCTCGAGGGGCATCATGATCACGACCCTGGAACCGACGACCGCGCCCGCCACCCTGCCCTTCCTCTCCCCGGACTGCGTCTGCCCGGACGGGTCGGGACGGACCCTGACCAGCACGGTCCCCCGAGAGCTCGTGCACCGGGCGGCCGTCGCCGAGGTCTTCCTCACGGGTATGTGCCGGCCGGGCCCCGACCGCTTCCACGTGCGCGCCCAACTCCCGCGCGGGCACAGCTTCTTCAGCCCGATCGCCGGTACGCACTACGACCCGATGATGATCTGCGAGACCATCCGCCAGGTCGGCTCCTACATCGCGCACGAGGCCTACGGGGTCCCGCTCGGCCACCAGTTCCTGCTCTGGGGCCTCGACTACGCGACGATGCCCGAGAACCTCGTGATCGGGGACGCCCCGGCCGACCTCGACCTCGAAGTGCGCTGCTCCGATATCCGCATGCGCGGTACGCAACTCCAGGCACTGCGGTACGAAGTGACCATGCTGCTGAACGGCACGGTGATCGCCACCGGTGACGTCGGGTACACCGTGACCTCTCCGGCGGTCTACCGGCGGCTGCGCGCCGAGCAGTTGGACCGCAGACCGATGCCCTCCCTGCCCATGGCACCCCTCATGCCCGCGCAGGTCGGCCGCTTCTCCCCCTTCGACGTGGTCCTCGCCGCCACCGCGCAGGCCACGACGGGCGTCACCTGGCAGCTCCGGTACGACACCCGGCACCCGGTGCTCTTCGACCACCCCGGGGACCACCTGCCGGGCATGGTCCTGCTGGAGGCCGCCCGCCAGGCCGCGGTGGCCCTGACCCCCGCACCCGCCGTCATGCCGGTCTCGGTCGTCAGCACCTACCAGCGGTACGCGGAGTTCGGCATACCGCTGTGGATCCAGGCCGAGCGCACGGGCCCGACCACGGTCCGGGTGACCGGTACACAGGAGGACGAGCAGGTCTTCCTCGCGATCGTGGGCACCGGCCAGGTGCAGGCGATGCCGTTCGGGATGACGGCCTGAGGCCGATAGCACGGGGGAATGACGCAGAAGGGCCCTGATCCACCGCTGACCACGCGGTGGAGCAGGGCCCTTCTCTGGTTTCCGGTGAGACCGTCTCCGGTCAAACGACCGCCGGTGAAACGGTATCCGGTGAAACGGCTACTTCAGCTTGGTGCCGGTGGAGCGCAGGTTCGCGCACGCCTCGGTGACGCGGACGGCCATGCCCGCCTCGGCGGCCTTGCCCCAGGTGCGGGGGTCGTACTTGGACTTGGTGCCGACCTCGCCGTCGACCTTCAGGACCGCGTCGTAGTTGCGGAACATGTGGTCCACGACCGGGCGGGTGAAGGCGTACTGGGTGTCGGTGTCGAGGTTCATCTTCACGACGCC
This is a stretch of genomic DNA from Streptomyces sp. NBC_00536. It encodes these proteins:
- a CDS encoding ScbA/BarX family gamma-butyrolactone biosynthesis protein translates to MITTLEPTTAPATLPFLSPDCVCPDGSGRTLTSTVPRELVHRAAVAEVFLTGMCRPGPDRFHVRAQLPRGHSFFSPIAGTHYDPMMICETIRQVGSYIAHEAYGVPLGHQFLLWGLDYATMPENLVIGDAPADLDLEVRCSDIRMRGTQLQALRYEVTMLLNGTVIATGDVGYTVTSPAVYRRLRAEQLDRRPMPSLPMAPLMPAQVGRFSPFDVVLAATAQATTGVTWQLRYDTRHPVLFDHPGDHLPGMVLLEAARQAAVALTPAPAVMPVSVVSTYQRYAEFGIPLWIQAERTGPTTVRVTGTQEDEQVFLAIVGTGQVQAMPFGMTA